In Oceaniferula marina, the following proteins share a genomic window:
- the yidD gene encoding membrane protein insertion efficiency factor YidD — MKLLAKIISTLIFCGIRIYQKWLNPVLKAISGPNSGCRFHPTCSNYFLQAVEIHGPFRGSWLGICRICRCHPWGKCGEDPVPPKHKHHS; from the coding sequence GTGAAACTGCTTGCGAAAATCATCAGCACTCTCATCTTCTGTGGAATCCGCATCTACCAGAAATGGCTCAATCCGGTGCTCAAAGCCATCAGCGGCCCCAACAGCGGCTGCCGTTTTCACCCGACCTGTTCAAACTATTTTCTTCAGGCCGTGGAAATCCATGGACCTTTTCGTGGCTCTTGGCTCGGTATTTGCAGGATTTGCCGCTGTCACCCGTGGGGAAAATGTGGTGAAGACCCGGTTCCACCGAAACACAAACACCACTCGTAA
- a CDS encoding PIN/TRAM domain-containing protein: MRKKPALRSVNIARLVYLLICELAGAAIANYVGDADKIWIGIVGGLVVAGFFILIESMTKKFTLRGFSNAAIGLMIGVFCAWLLSRGIVSLLESTLTGRFQYIDVLTMSVNASLYASLGFLGSVLALRSGGDDFSLLIPYVRFHKESTPGPPLLMDAHVIADSRLYGILHAGFIEGNLVIPRFVLEELHIMANSPSTARRARGQRGLETLEKIQASDKLRITIHDSDGSEAADTHDARLMHTCRLLSARLLTTDENLTKAARLQGITVLNINDLNQALKPKVAVGERIRLPLVRTGRDEHQAVGYLPDGSMIVVNNAVNKINTTQDVVVISTLETGGGTMVFAELFEQDE, encoded by the coding sequence ATGCGCAAAAAACCGGCATTACGATCAGTGAATATTGCCCGATTGGTATACTTGCTAATTTGTGAGTTAGCCGGTGCGGCCATTGCCAATTATGTCGGGGATGCCGATAAAATTTGGATTGGTATTGTTGGAGGACTGGTTGTGGCCGGCTTTTTCATCTTAATCGAATCCATGACCAAAAAATTCACCTTGCGTGGTTTTTCCAATGCGGCCATCGGATTGATGATTGGTGTTTTTTGTGCCTGGTTGTTATCGCGGGGAATTGTATCTTTGTTGGAGTCGACACTAACGGGAAGGTTTCAATATATTGATGTTCTAACCATGAGTGTGAATGCCAGTTTGTATGCCAGTCTTGGTTTTTTGGGATCAGTATTGGCCTTGAGAAGTGGTGGCGATGATTTTTCACTCTTGATTCCTTACGTTCGTTTCCACAAGGAGTCGACTCCGGGACCTCCCTTGCTCATGGATGCCCATGTGATCGCAGACAGTCGATTGTATGGTATTTTGCATGCTGGTTTCATCGAGGGCAACCTGGTGATTCCTCGCTTTGTGTTGGAGGAGTTACACATCATGGCGAATTCACCGTCAACAGCACGTCGGGCCCGTGGTCAGCGCGGTTTGGAGACATTGGAAAAAATTCAAGCCAGCGATAAATTGCGCATCACGATTCATGATTCCGATGGCTCTGAGGCGGCGGACACTCATGATGCCCGCCTGATGCATACCTGCCGACTCTTGTCTGCTCGCTTGTTGACGACGGATGAAAATCTGACGAAAGCAGCGCGGTTGCAAGGGATTACAGTCTTGAACATCAACGACTTGAATCAGGCCCTCAAGCCGAAGGTTGCAGTTGGTGAACGTATTCGTTTACCTTTGGTTCGGACGGGCCGGGACGAACATCAGGCGGTTGGCTATTTACCGGACGGTTCGATGATTGTGGTAAACAATGCGGTCAATAAAATCAACACAACCCAGGATGTGGTGGTGATCAGCACCTTGGAAACCGGTGGAGGAACCATGGTCTTTGCTGAGCTGTTTGAACAAGATGAATAG
- the ribD gene encoding bifunctional diaminohydroxyphosphoribosylaminopyrimidine deaminase/5-amino-6-(5-phosphoribosylamino)uracil reductase RibD, producing MEGDESWMQLAIEEARCGVGLTSPNPAVGAVIVKDGLLLGKGWHHKAGLPHAEREAIAAVTATYGVQALRGSTIYVTLEPCSSHGKTPPCTQGILDTGISRVVYGAEDPNPQHRGVAKSILEAAGVDVCSEVLASACEDLIRGFAKVQRTGLPWVILKSALSLDGRVTRPPGEGQWLTSPESRERVQRIRFECDAIITGGRTFRVDNPSLTLRSPSLPPKDQPWRMVMTRGKASDLPSKHKMFTDTFQSRTLVHEGGNPQDALRQLADLGCQTVLLEAGGRLVSSFLREFLVDELFVFYAPMLTGGPDLGFEAGLGSLELSDQRFERIGDDVLLRAKVVS from the coding sequence ATGGAGGGTGACGAATCATGGATGCAGCTTGCGATTGAAGAGGCTCGATGTGGTGTTGGTTTGACCTCACCTAATCCGGCGGTAGGAGCTGTTATTGTCAAAGACGGGTTATTACTGGGTAAAGGTTGGCATCACAAAGCGGGCTTACCCCACGCGGAGCGAGAGGCGATTGCTGCTGTTACGGCGACATATGGTGTGCAAGCCCTGCGGGGATCTACCATTTATGTGACCTTGGAGCCTTGTTCGAGTCATGGAAAAACACCGCCTTGTACGCAGGGCATACTGGATACGGGGATTTCCCGGGTGGTTTATGGAGCTGAAGACCCCAATCCTCAACATCGCGGTGTTGCTAAGAGTATTCTTGAAGCGGCCGGTGTGGATGTCTGTTCGGAAGTGCTTGCCTCAGCTTGTGAGGATTTGATCCGTGGGTTTGCCAAGGTCCAGCGAACCGGTTTGCCTTGGGTGATTCTGAAATCTGCGCTTAGCCTTGATGGAAGAGTCACCCGACCTCCGGGTGAAGGGCAGTGGTTGACCTCACCTGAATCCAGAGAGCGGGTGCAGCGGATTCGTTTTGAGTGTGATGCTATTATTACCGGAGGAAGGACATTTCGGGTTGATAACCCGTCTTTGACCTTGAGAAGCCCGAGTTTACCACCAAAAGATCAGCCATGGCGCATGGTGATGACGCGCGGTAAAGCGAGTGATCTTCCAAGCAAGCACAAGATGTTTACTGATACGTTTCAATCGAGAACACTGGTTCACGAAGGCGGCAACCCACAGGATGCTTTAAGGCAATTAGCCGATCTTGGCTGCCAGACGGTTTTATTGGAAGCCGGAGGAAGGCTCGTGTCTTCCTTTTTACGGGAATTTTTGGTGGACGAACTGTTTGTTTTTTATGCGCCGATGCTCACTGGCGGCCCTGATCTGGGTTTTGAGGCTGGTTTGGGGTCACTTGAATTATCGGATCAACGATTTGAACGTATCGGCGATGATGTGTTACTGCGTGCTAAAGTAGTCAGCTGA
- a CDS encoding ThuA domain-containing protein produces MAAVEKTPAANLDIQAPDAEWVGKIQKLAPTKARVKPEKKRKVLMCSLATGFCHKVIPHVKEVINVLSTTGAFEVVHTDDVQMFDAKSLKQFDAIVLNNTCTKRPERNLFIDALAKDSSLNKEQQLARAKELETALMNFVAEGKGLMAIHGAVVFMNKSDSFGDMLGASFVRHPKRQWITLSPVEPDHALLKAFRGEKFIHVDEPYLFNRAYEDKNFRPLLEMDVSKLDEGAKKIMKGDRRYVSWIKKHGKGRVFYVSPSHQPESYQSSRMLEFYLDGIQYVLGDLKVDDSVK; encoded by the coding sequence TTGGCTGCTGTTGAAAAAACGCCAGCTGCCAACCTGGATATCCAAGCTCCTGACGCGGAATGGGTGGGAAAAATACAGAAGCTGGCACCGACTAAAGCCCGGGTAAAACCGGAGAAAAAGCGTAAGGTTTTGATGTGTTCCCTTGCGACCGGGTTTTGTCACAAAGTCATTCCTCATGTAAAGGAGGTCATCAATGTCTTGTCCACGACGGGAGCGTTTGAGGTGGTTCATACCGATGATGTACAGATGTTCGATGCCAAATCGTTGAAGCAGTTTGATGCCATTGTGTTGAACAATACTTGTACGAAACGGCCAGAGCGTAATTTGTTTATCGATGCTTTGGCAAAAGATTCATCATTAAACAAAGAACAACAGTTGGCTCGGGCCAAAGAACTCGAAACGGCTTTAATGAACTTTGTTGCGGAAGGTAAAGGTCTGATGGCCATTCATGGTGCGGTTGTGTTTATGAATAAATCAGATTCTTTTGGTGATATGTTAGGAGCAAGTTTTGTTCGTCATCCGAAACGACAGTGGATCACCTTATCTCCCGTGGAGCCAGATCACGCACTCTTGAAGGCATTTCGCGGTGAGAAATTTATCCACGTGGACGAGCCCTATCTATTCAATCGCGCATATGAAGATAAAAACTTCAGACCTTTACTTGAAATGGATGTGTCCAAGCTGGATGAAGGTGCTAAGAAGATCATGAAAGGTGACAGGCGCTACGTTTCATGGATTAAAAAGCACGGCAAAGGTCGCGTGTTTTATGTTTCACCTTCGCATCAGCCGGAAAGCTATCAAAGCAGTCGCATGCTTGAGTTCTATCTGGATGGAATCCAATATGTGTTAGGTGACTTGAAAGTTGACGATTCAGTGAAGTAA
- a CDS encoding RNA-binding protein: MRNNDRLHTEKIIADRKTFYLDLLENARGKVIKITEDVSGNRDTIMVPAEILNDFIEALTDIQETASE; this comes from the coding sequence ATGAGGAATAACGATCGACTGCATACCGAGAAAATTATCGCAGACCGTAAGACATTTTATCTGGATTTATTGGAAAATGCACGAGGCAAGGTGATTAAAATCACAGAAGATGTTTCTGGAAACCGTGACACCATCATGGTCCCCGCTGAGATCCTTAACGACTTTATCGAAGCCTTGACCGATATCCAAGAGACGGCCTCCGAGTAA
- a CDS encoding acyl-CoA thioesterase: MSKPEMTTHEEVMFFDTDCGGVVHNIAYLRMIETCRTRLAASMGMDLASMAETQLFPVVVRTEIDYRRPAKLGDHLVIHGSLASLERARFWVEFTMCREGETQPLITCRQALACVQMPAGRPQRLPREWAEQWSSEL; this comes from the coding sequence ATGTCCAAACCCGAAATGACCACCCATGAAGAAGTAATGTTTTTTGACACCGATTGTGGGGGTGTCGTACACAATATTGCCTACCTTCGCATGATTGAGACCTGCCGGACACGTCTGGCAGCCAGTATGGGCATGGATCTTGCCAGCATGGCTGAAACCCAACTCTTCCCTGTTGTCGTTCGCACAGAAATTGATTACCGACGTCCTGCCAAACTCGGCGACCATCTGGTCATCCACGGTAGTCTGGCATCCCTTGAACGGGCCCGCTTCTGGGTTGAATTCACGATGTGCCGCGAAGGAGAGACTCAGCCATTGATTACCTGCCGCCAAGCTCTGGCGTGCGTGCAAATGCCAGCAGGGCGTCCTCAGCGCCTGCCACGCGAATGGGCGGAACAATGGTCCTCCGAGCTCTAA
- the yidC gene encoding membrane protein insertase YidC, whose translation MDRKGWIIITICSILLVLNYAWMPKTPPPTQNQDKPESSEQADQGKAASPDTGETGEAPTNTAGLKREPFVEEVGEQIKYLTSQKNGKDEVKFTLTSRGGGIKSVELLNQMAVGSKTEHIILNADAPAAIGAIGEGVDEFLALHYDLKDNKAEPNTIYCEARTPAGLKITKRWRLVEDATQAGAPWSLELKITFSNESKGTVNLAHYSFFNGAATPLYQREWENQGGAFYLDDGSFENTDSNWFKKGFFSKAKPQLKESVSELQYAGVSNQFFTTIVRPKQAYPSTFWAKTSKVNLPGSDPDSPKYAIRSGFSLPEEKLSPKDTTTYSYSVYIGPKHYSELKQMDGDVKEVMNYGWFWFVSVPLNNVLNWLHDVAFVHLADKWSWGLAIIALTILIRIVIWPLHNKSTRTMKRMSKLQPLMKDLREKYKDDPNKLNQETMKLYKEYQINPMGGCLPMFLQIPIFFGYYKMLQFAVELRGGEFLWVKDLSMPDTIYELPFGLPFLGDSIPINLLPILMAVTMVIQMSMTPKTGDKMQQRMMMFMPFMFFFFCYNFASALALYWTTQNIFSIGQTWLTNRLPEPELQKRAPSGKPGKKTFMERMAARVEEQQRIQQAAKSGKQPMRDATPDNKKPGKKRNPKTGG comes from the coding sequence ATGGACCGCAAAGGATGGATCATCATCACAATCTGTAGCATTCTGCTCGTTCTCAATTACGCGTGGATGCCCAAAACCCCACCCCCGACCCAAAATCAGGACAAACCGGAAAGCAGTGAACAAGCCGATCAAGGCAAGGCTGCATCACCCGATACCGGCGAAACAGGGGAAGCCCCAACAAACACCGCAGGGCTGAAACGCGAACCCTTCGTCGAAGAGGTCGGTGAACAAATCAAGTACCTCACTTCTCAGAAAAATGGTAAAGACGAGGTGAAATTCACCCTGACCTCTCGTGGTGGCGGCATTAAATCGGTAGAGCTACTCAACCAGATGGCCGTTGGCTCGAAAACCGAGCACATCATCCTCAACGCCGATGCCCCGGCCGCCATCGGAGCAATCGGCGAAGGTGTCGATGAGTTTCTCGCCCTTCACTACGACCTTAAGGACAATAAGGCAGAACCCAACACCATTTACTGCGAGGCACGCACCCCCGCCGGCCTGAAAATCACCAAACGTTGGCGACTGGTTGAAGACGCCACCCAAGCTGGAGCCCCATGGTCACTCGAGCTAAAAATCACCTTCAGCAACGAAAGCAAAGGCACCGTCAACCTCGCCCATTATTCGTTCTTCAATGGTGCTGCCACTCCTCTTTACCAGCGAGAGTGGGAAAACCAGGGTGGAGCCTTCTACCTCGACGACGGAAGCTTTGAAAATACCGACAGCAACTGGTTCAAAAAAGGCTTCTTTAGCAAAGCCAAACCGCAGCTCAAGGAAAGCGTAAGTGAACTCCAATACGCCGGTGTTTCGAACCAGTTCTTCACCACCATCGTTCGCCCCAAGCAGGCCTACCCGTCCACTTTTTGGGCAAAAACGTCGAAAGTCAACCTGCCTGGCAGCGACCCCGACAGCCCGAAATATGCGATCCGCTCCGGATTCTCCCTGCCAGAAGAAAAACTCAGCCCCAAGGACACCACCACCTACAGCTACAGTGTCTATATTGGGCCCAAGCACTACAGCGAGCTGAAACAAATGGACGGTGACGTCAAAGAAGTGATGAACTACGGCTGGTTCTGGTTCGTTTCCGTTCCTTTGAACAACGTGCTTAACTGGCTTCACGACGTCGCCTTTGTCCACCTCGCCGACAAATGGTCCTGGGGTCTTGCCATCATCGCCCTGACCATTCTGATCCGGATCGTCATCTGGCCACTCCACAACAAGTCCACCCGCACCATGAAGCGGATGAGCAAGCTGCAGCCGCTGATGAAGGACTTGCGTGAGAAGTACAAAGACGATCCGAACAAGCTCAACCAGGAGACGATGAAGCTCTACAAGGAGTATCAGATCAACCCCATGGGTGGCTGTCTGCCGATGTTCCTTCAGATCCCGATTTTCTTCGGATACTATAAAATGCTTCAATTTGCCGTCGAACTCCGTGGCGGTGAATTCCTCTGGGTCAAAGACCTCTCGATGCCCGACACCATCTACGAACTTCCCTTTGGCCTACCGTTCCTCGGCGATAGCATCCCAATCAACCTACTCCCTATCCTGATGGCCGTCACCATGGTCATTCAGATGAGCATGACGCCCAAAACCGGTGATAAGATGCAGCAACGTATGATGATGTTCATGCCCTTCATGTTCTTCTTCTTCTGTTATAATTTTGCTTCCGCCCTCGCCCTGTACTGGACCACCCAAAACATCTTCTCGATCGGACAAACCTGGCTCACCAACCGCCTGCCCGAACCAGAATTGCAAAAACGCGCCCCGAGCGGAAAACCCGGAAAAAAAACCTTTATGGAGCGCATGGCTGCACGCGTTGAAGAACAGCAGCGGATCCAACAAGCCGCCAAGTCCGGCAAACAACCCATGCGTGATGCCACACCGGACAACAAAAAACCCGGCAAGAAACGCAACCCTAAAACCGGTGGTTAA